ctgcccaccctgccagggaacaattcctcccCAGAATCCCATACTCCAGTGGTGGGAGCCATCCCCCCTTGTCCTCTCTCTTCACTCAGTTATCCCAGCTCCCTGTAAAACACCTTTTATCAAACAACATTCCAACCCCATGCAGgtgtttttttcagctttgattttcatttccttgcctccctgtgcttcccttttccaggggcagccacagctgctctgggaaatccattccagggcctgcccaccctcagcaacaattccttcccaatgtcccatcctctggctgtgggagccattccctcttgtcctgtctctccatTCACTTATCCCAACTCCCTGCACAACACCTTTTATCCAACAACATTCCAGCACCATGCAGGTGTTTTTTCAGCtctgattttcatttccttgcctccctgtgcttcccttttccaggggcagccacagcttctctgggaaatccattccagggcctgcccaccttCAGcaacaattccttcccaaagtCCCATCCTCTGTCAGcatgaagccattccctgtatTCCATCCCTCCATTCACTTATCCCAACTCCCTGCACAACACCTTTTATCCAACAGCATTCCAGCACCATGCAGGTGTTTTTTCAGCTCTGATTGTCCTTTCCTtgcctcccttttcccctcagggcaggaaggaggatgGTGCACGCCGAGGCCTTCTCGCGGCCCCTGAGCCGCAACGAGGTGGTGGGGCTGATCTTCCGCCTCACCATCTTTGGGGCTGTCACCTACTTCACCATCAAATGGATGGTGGATGCCATTGACCCCACCAGGAAGCAGAAGGTGGAAGCTCAGAAGCAGGTAGGATTGCATTCTGCACTGTTTCCTTGGGATCCTGAGGAATGTGGGAAGCTGGAGTTTTTTAGTCTGTCTCTGGGTTTAGTTGTTGGTCTGTTCAGGTTTTATAACAAATTGCAGTGTAGAACAAATGACAAATAACAAATTGCAATTTCCAGCTTGAAATGGTGGCAAAACTGTTGGTCTGATCTGTTGCTGAAAATCAGAGCAAAATGTTGCTGAAAATCAGAGCTGTTGGCTCTGATTTTCAGCAAGTCTGTGAGCCTTGTGCCTCCTCTGCTTCTGACACCtttgctgagcagcagtggcCTTAAATCATCAATCTCTTTGTTAACCTTGAATTAATTCTTGAGAATTAATTCTTAAGATTTAATTCTTAATTCTTAAACCTTCAGTTCATTCTTAACTTAGAATTGAAAGTTCTGCATTTCTGGCAACTTAGTGAAGGCAGAGACCTTCACCAGCAGTCAAAATACCttggaaaggggagggaaaaaatgaaaaacctcGTTGCTTACCTTGAACTGGAACAACTTGTGCTCTGGAAAAGCTTTAGGAGCCCTTCAGCACCAAAAGTTAGAGGTCTGCTTTGGAAATATGCAAACTtccttttggtttggtttctgaCTGACAAGAATTTCACAGGTTTTGAGCAATTTAAGTCTGTGTTGGGTGGTTTTCCTTCTGTAATGAGCTTTTTAGTTGAAAACCAGCTTTCCCCATGGGTTCAGTGCCAGCTGTTATCTAAGAGGCTGCACTGTCCCAAAACCTTGTTGGACTTACTGCAAGtttgagcagaaagagaaactgAATTGTGCAAGTGTGTTGGCACAATGAGTTTTCCTTGTAAATTAGGGAAAAGCCACAGGACACATATTAGAAATTGACTGGCTTCTGGGAATTTAAACATACATTAATCTCTCCTTGATTCATGTGAAAATACCAAACTCCAAGTGTTCTGGAGGCTTGGGGGGCACACTCTGTGTTTTaaggtttgttttggttgtttcttAGCTCATAACAGAGGAGTTGTGGGTTTGGGCATGTGATGGTCCAAGCGTTTGTTTGATGGGAACTGAGACATCTGATTTGGTTTCACTCAAGTGACAACAAAGTCATTAGGAAACAGCAGAACCTTCTGCTTAAAACAAGATTTCACCTCTTAGGGAGAAGCTTTTCAAACCACAACCAGCAGTTCTTtcaaaaaagctgatttttgaGTGAAGCATTCCGtttctttcctttgattttCCTGGTGTTTGCTTTCCCCCCAGGCTGAAAAGCTGATGAAGCAGATAGGAGTGAAGAATGTCAAGCTGACTGAGTATGAGATGAGCATTGCTGCCCACCTGGTGGACCCACTCAGCATGCATGTGagcaccttccctgctccccaggcctCCAAAATTCCCCTTTATCCCTGGCTTGCATTATCTGCACCTCTGTGGAAATACACAGGAAGCATTCCTGTGGTCTAAAACTGCATCACTGACAGCAGAGGGTTTTaatcccttttctcttttattttcaaggCACTCTTGGAAGCACTGGTGGGTGCTTTTCCTTGGCAGGATCAGTGCTGATCATTCCCAACactgttttttcccttgcagGTGACCTGGAGTGATATTGCAGGTTTAGATGATGTCATCACAGATTTGAAAGACACTGTCATTTTGCCCAtcaagaagaaatatttgtttgaGAATTCCAGGCTCTTACAGCCCCCAAAAGGTAGGAAGGGAATGTGATGATGGATTTATACCTTGGGATTTGAAATATAAAAGGTGCAGTTTTtcagaaagggaagaggaagtGGGTTACTAGGTCAAAGTGCAAACATCAGGACCAATGCCAGGGAAAACCCTCAgattttccctcttcccctgcTTTGGTGAAGAGGTTTTATCTGAATAATGAAGCAGTAGCTGGATTTTGGTTATGCTGGTCCATTTTTGTGCactaatcacagaatcatgaaatGATTTGGCTTGgggggaccttaaagcccacccagtgtcatgggcagggacaccttccactgtcccaggctgctcccagcagcctggccttgggcactgccagggatccagaggcagccccagctgctctgggcaccctgtgccagggcctgcccaccctgccagggaacaattcctcattcccaatgtcccatccagccctgccctctggcagctggaagccattcccctggtcctggcactccaggccaTTATAATCCATGTATCCTGCATTTTTAACTGCCTCCATTGTCATTTTCATTGTCTTTACACCCCGTGTTGTCCTTGGGCAGAGTTGAGCTCTAACTCTGCTCTTTGCCACTCCTAGAAATTGCCATcattctgcagcacagacatcCCATTTTTCCTCTGGAGATCCCTTGATTCTCTCTGGAGTTGAGTTCCACAGCCTTAAGGCAGGTGGAATATTCATTTTCCACTGTAAAACACAAGTTGGCCTCTGCTGAAATCCCCACTGCCATATTTGTTGTATGctactgaagaaaaattctgcttttttaaaatctttaaacCTAAAATGTTGGACAAAACACCCAAGTTTACGGCTTTGTTCCCTGGAATATTGATTTCTGGAGCTCTTAATTGCTGCCTGGATCTGTGAGCACCTCAAGGGTGCTCACAAGGGATGGAAAATGCAGCACTTTGGTGGCTGGTTTAGTTTTTCCAGGCTGCTTTCTGTGTAAGTCACAAACTGAAGCTGTCTGGAAAATTACATGAATGCCATGATCTAataagctgaaggaaaaaatgatttttttatttatcttttttaaagcagattttccagctcaggctgctccccAGTTTTATGAGTGGCTTGTGCTGGGTGTTAATAGGAAGCCCCTGCTCCAGAGTAATGATGTTTGTGGGCATCACTCagataaacagagaaaaaaacctcaataaTTCCCTGTGTTTTGGGTTCTTTTAACTGAATGTTGCtcttgaaattgttttctttataaCTGTGTTTAGAAAAACACTCCTGTGAATTCTTGCACTGTgacaagtttaaaaataatacaagatGTCATGTTTAATTGTGGGTAATTTGTTTAAACTGTCTGTGGGTCTGTTGTGTGatggatttttcctttcctcactcCTCTGTGCTAAGTTTTAttagcagggctggaaggagctgcaaACAAAGCCTGCCAGACATAAATAGGGGTTAATTTTCTGTAACCTTTATAGTCCTGGGGATGGAATAAAATGGAATCATGGAgcggtttgggttggaaaggaacTTAAAGATGATGTTGCAGCCCCACAATAAATCAGTCATCTCTCAAATGTCTCCTCTCAGCTTCAGCTTTCCTGTCTAAAAAGGGGGAAATTCCCCCACAGGGAATTTTCTTTGGCTGTTCTGAGCTGTAATTTAATAGGGGTTACCTTAAAACCTCTGAATGATGGAACAGTGTTTCCTTGGTTTGATTTCTTACCTTTTAATACCTGGATTAAACTCGAGCCTGGACACCCCCAGGCCTGTCCTAGCAAAGCATTAACACTGTGAATTTTCCAGGAGTTCTTCTCTATGGCCCCCCTGGATGTGGGAAAACCCTGATTGCCAAAGCCACTGCCAAGGAAGCTGGGTGTAGGTTCATCAACCTCCAGCCCTCCACGCTGACAGATAAATGGTATGGAGAATCCCAAaaactggctgctgctgtcttcTCCCTGGCCATAAAGCTCCAGCCATCCATCATTTTTATTGATGAAATAggtaaaaatctctttttttttttatcagtagCCATAGCAGAGTGACATTGAACTGTAGGCTCAGTGATGTATGGATTTGCTGTcatcttttccttcagaagagTCAAGGCTCAGTAAGAGAAATAGAATTGTAAAGGAATGGTGGCACATGAGGAAAAACAAtggagttttttttcctggtggtAGTGGAAGAATTCACAAGTAAAACAAATTCCTACTTATTTTTTGTTCATAATGAAACCCAGTAACAAATACACTTCAGGGCTTCTGCTGTCAGGGCACATACTGAGAGGTAAAATATGGTTTTAGGAGAGCTCTGGAATGGGGATTTCATAAGGCTGAAGAATAGGAGGGGAggtgtggaaacccagagcactgggatatttctctgtctgctctggggtgccctgacccccagggcagcactgactctgaccctcatccatggagaaagtttcctaaactcCAGAATAGACCagaacccacaaaagtgtgcaatagattatagagagcagtgcaggtgtatCACTGGGTGAGAAGTtgaggtttggggatttttagtgtgctgtggatggaagcaagatggagggcacagggtgtcaccCTGGGTTCCTTCTTCATCCATGGctttgggtggcattttgtcattgggcagaaaagtccccattgcagctctgtgggatcagttattgggttaaaagggaaaataatccaggtgtcagctcttaactGGACAGTTTAGTCTGAAAAgcccttggaacaagagattgttgccattttgtgccttctaatgaaaagctgctgaactcacagtagtgaggctgttttactgataacaaataataaacacctgagtctgaacatgaactactgtctcaaATGCCTTCAATGCAGAGCCAGAGAAGCCAACAGGGAGGCTGCTTTCCATGGGTTCAGGAAGGTGAAAATTTGGAGCACAGGATGTGGGGAATCTCCTGGGATGGGTGCACGCTTGTGTGGTGTCCTTTGAAAGGGAGGCTGAGGAATGGAGGAGAATCCACTTTCACCCTTAGCAGCGCTTGTTGTTTGCTGCCAGTGGtgattaaaaatgcatttttgagaTCAGAGAGCAGCCCAGGAGTGCATTCCTGTGGGAAGGGGGTTGGCAGTGACTCCTTCCCTGCTTTGGCCCAGATTCCTTCCTGCGGAACCGATCCAGCACCGACCACGAGGCCACGGCCATGATGAAAGCCCAGTTCATGAGCCTGTGGGATGGGCTGGACACTGACTACAACTGCCAGGTGAGtcctcaggctgctgggaggagggaatgccctccctgggatgggatttcagctgggacactggggctggagctgctgggaacagggatTGCCAAAGCTTCTTTACCTGTCGGTGATTCCCAGCGCTTCAAGGGAGTGAAGGGAGTTGTATCCACAGGTCATTGTTCTTCCTGAGAAGATTGGCTTTGTGCTTAGTTTGGTTTTAATCAAGAAGTGGTGTTTCCACAtgaatgggatgggctttaaggtgCCTCCcattccaaaccattctgggattctgaaTAACTTGAATATAGTAGAAAGCCTGCATGCCATGGTGTCACCTGGAATAATCTTCTTAAAACCCTTAAAGAGGATGTTTCTTCTCTAAGTTGAaaattttcagcctttttaatgtgtattttttccataaatGGGAAAATCCTCCTCTCCCAAGCTTGTGCTAAAGATgtttttcagctgatttttcccccaaatgaGTAAAAGCCAGTGATGTGTGTGTACTGAGGGTTAAAGCTTCCCATCAGTAAAAAGCCAGTGGTATGAACCCTTCACTGGAAACTGATACCATCTTCCAAGCACAGTGCATCACCTTTTTTACCCAACACACTGACAATTCCTTGGagcaaatgaaattattcattCCCTGCAGTGAGACAATTTGGGGTTTCTCAAGCTCAGCAGCATTTGCCTTTGGTAAGAAAAACCAGAATCCCAAATGCTTGGAGGAAATTGTAAGGAGATGTTGAGGTGGATGTGCTGATTCCACCTGGAATTCCACGCACTCAGCTGTGAGCTAAACCTGCTGAGATGAATCTGGAGTGTGGCAGGTGAAGAATATTCCTTTTAGCAGAAAACAATGCCCAGAGAAGTGTGGATCATCCCCGAGGCAGCAATCCCAGTGCCTCTAGGTGGCAGGGTGACTCTGCTgggccaccagccctgctgacccttccttcctggagctgctgggcctggcccaaaggcaggagcagggcagcagagccctggaggCCAGGGTAATCACAATCACCCTGCCGTTTGTCACTGTCCTGGAGCCCAGGGTAATCACCTTGCCGTTTGTCACTCTCCTGGCTGGGTGTTTGCCATGTACACAGCTTGGAGTAAGAAATGGGAGAACAAGGCAGCTGTGAATGGGGAGTAAATTTGTTCTGGAGTTAAGAGCTGGAGTGCTCCAGGGAGGTAAACACTGTCCTGGTGTTGGGCTTGCTTTGCACACCTTTAACCCACTGCtgacctggagctcctggaatGCTTGTTTTGAAAAGCATTCTCTGTCTTGGCTCAACTCTTACTGagtttaaaagaagaaagactcCATGTGGGTACCAGGTGAGCCCCTTGCCGTGGTGGTCTCCTAGAAGGTGGCCCTGCTCATGGAGGGTTTACAACAAGGTGACCTTGAGGGTCTTCTCCAACCCAAAACCTTCTGTCATTCttcttccagcacagcacaaaagcaCCACAATTTTAACACCTTACTGAAACATCTCCTTTTGAATTCCACCAGGAACTAAAAGTGACATCACAAGCAGAAGTTTTAAGTTCCTCCTTGGGGTTTGAAATTTCAAGTTGGCCTCATTGAAATCTCCCCCCCAGGTGGTGTTTGTGGCACCAGGGCTGCCCTTGCTGAGATCACTGCCAGGAATCCTCTGTGTAACTTCTGTAAATGTTGCTGCTGTTGATAAAGTGGGGGAGATCCCTGGCTGGTGTTGACATTCCCAGCCTGTGGCTGTTTCCCAGCTCTGGTTTCAGTGCTGTCTCTTGGTGTCACACAGGTGATTGTGATGGGAGCCACCAACAGGCCCCAGGACTTGGACTCTGCCATCATGAGGAGGATGCCCACCCGCTTCCACATCAACCAGCCTGTGagtcctgcctgccctgccatccAGGCAGCAGATCCACTgctctggggcttttcctccaggaagtgctgcctcctgctcacctgggtttggggtttttgaagCACATCCATAACTTGGATTTTTAAGGTGAAATTTTGGTCTGTTGGGTCTTTTATCTGAAACACCACCATgagcttcccagccctgctctcctctgggaATGGAACTGTTTGGATGCTGCACACTGGGAAGGGCTGGTTTGTAACTGAGTTCTGCTCAGGCCTTTTCCACAGCAGTGTGGAAAACCTGCCTGTGATGggcttggaatgagatggtctttcaggacccaaaccattccatgattctgtgatttattaaGTTCTTTATCAGTTGTCCTTGCTCCAAAGGTTGCTCTTGCCATCCTTTTCCAGCTATTTCAGTCACCTTTGAATGCCTGCTGATGTGACCAGACATTTTAGTGTCAGTCTTATCAGGAGTTCAGTTGTGCTTGAATTCCCTTCTGGCTACAGAAATCATTATCCATTTTTGCTGAAACCCAGAGACCAAAGTGGAGGAGTAAAATTCTTCTTGATTGTGCAAGAGAGGAGTTGTGTTCCCATGCCTGTGTTGCTGGAACTGACTTTCCCTCCATGGGAGTGGATCCCTTTGGGAACAGCATTTATAACCTGTGTAACATTTATAAGCTGTGCTTCCAGACCTGTTCCACACAACTTCCTCACctgcagctgttcctgcagtTAGCAGGGGGCAAGGAGGGGGATTTGAGCACTTTGTGCTGTCATTCTATCCAGCCCCATCTTTAGAAGGATGAATTATGTGCCCTGGGAGATGACAGGGATTGGCTCCCTCTCCCAGGATCAGGGTCACCACAGGAGAAcagattttcctttcccccctaGAGCCCTGCCATGAGCTTACTGCTCCTCTGGGCTTTGTGAtcagcccaggctggccctgACTCTCACTGCAGGTGCAATaattgctgtgctgtgggttGGGAacaggcaggggcagcagggaaagcctTGCAGATTTTATAACTGAGTTTGAGATGAAAAGGCCCCAGATTACTCATCAAAAATTGCCTgcaaagcagagggaaatggCAGGAGTGGGTTTTGGGACAGAGTAGCAACTTTTCATCTGCTAGATTGTCTGTGGggggatttttcccctttttaatgATGGAAGTGAGGTTTGGCAGGCACAAAACCCAGTGTTTGTTGCCTTTGTTTGACCTTCCTAGGAAGGATCTGTTCAGACCTCACCTTATTCTTCAGTAACCTCCAGCACTGAGTTAGACACAAAATTTTGCCTCTAAATCCCTCAGTTTGGGGCTGTGTAAAGCAGGATCAGGTGTGCAGGCTGCAGAGTTCTGAGGAACTCATGTGGGCTCCTGGGCAAAGGGGTCACTGTTCCTGGGATCCAGTTTTTGCCAGGCAGGAGTGTGGTTAGTGCAGGATATACCAGTGGGATCTGTGGggtttctgtggggttttggtggaGTTTTGAATCACACAGTGGGTGATTTATCTGGTTTAGAATTCCCCAAGCATCACCTGTGGAAGGGAATTTGCCATCAGAGAGGTTTCCTCAGTGTGTCACACGTCCTGGGCCAGGGAACTGAAGGGACTGAAAGCCCTGGGGTGTCACAAATGTTCATTTTTGTCCTCTGGTAACTTCAGTCTCTCCTGTTTCAGGCTCTGAAGCAAAGAGAGGCCATCTTGAAGCTGATTTTGAAGAATGAAAATGTAAGTAGGCTCCTGTTAGTGGCTCCTGGCTGCATTGGtgccccagtgcagccctggcCCTCAGAAGGTTTGGTTTGTGATTGCCTGCCTTGCACTGAGGCTGAGCTGATCTGCCAGGGCACTTCTGCTGAGAACCTGGGAATCTTTTGTGGCTTTAGGTGTGGCCTGACATGAAAGCCCTGCAGTTGGCTCCTTTGTGAGCAGGAGCCTTGGCTTGTGTGGTGAATCACCCCCCTGAGCAGAGTgactccatttctctctctccatttgCTTGTTCTGTTACAAGAGAAGAGATTTCTCTCTCTAAAGAAAGTGCAGGTGAATCATCTTTAGATCAGGGAAGGAAATTTGAAGGAAATCAAGAAGATGCTGACTCTTTAACTCCTTCTTGGCTCAAGTCAACCAAGGAGGAATGACTTCTTTTGATCTGGAATTCAGATTTCCTtcagaggagaggggaaggatgaGGTGTGAGCACATCCCACACAGGCCATCCCTGTCCTCAGAGCTTCCTCCCAAATTTAGTCAGCAGCACTAATTGCCTTCAAGTTTATGTTGCAAAATGTCTGTAGGCTGAGCTCCAGCCTAATAAAGATAATTTATTAGTAAAACCAACTTAAATTTGTTGATGAGGCCTGAAAATGGCAGCTCACCAGCAGGGAGCCACACAAATTAGTTTTTCAGGGAGATAAAAAACCAGCCTGTATTGTGGTTATCCAACAGGAGGAGGAATTGGATCTCTGAAGTCCAGACTTCACATGGCAAGGGGAGATCTGCCCTCCTTTTCCTTGCCTGATTTAAACCATAATTTTAGGGAATAGTTTCCCTCTTGAAAGAAGTCATCCCAGAATTTCAGCCGTTTATTAGACTGCCTTGGATTTaactttttgaaaaagaaatcctgatGCACATGGTGGAAAAGGAATAAATGCCATAAAAAGATGGAATAAACCTGAAGTCTTGCCTGGCAAGAGTTCAGCCTGACCCAGTGCACTGAGTTAGACACAGAATTTTGCCTCTAAATCCCCCAGTTTGGGGTTGTGTAAAGCAGGATCAGGTGTGCAGACAGCAGAGTTCTGAGAAACTCCTGGGCAAAGGGGTCAGTATTGCTGGGATCCAGTTTTTGCCAGGCAGGAGCATGGTTAGTGCAGGATTTACCAATGTTCAGGGGTCCCAAGGATGGATCCACCAGGACATGCCAAGGTGAGTACAGGGTGGttggtgtggtggtgtttgcaggggtcccagcaTGAGGGGACAGATGAGAgtcttgactccatgtttcaggaggctgatttattattttatgatatatatgatattaaaagaaaatgatatgTTAAAACTatagtaaaagaatagaagaaaaggatttcatcaggaggcaggaaaggaaaggaaaaagggaaaggaaaggaaaaagggaaaggaaaaagggaaaggaaaggaaaaagggaaaggaaaaagggaaaggaaaaagggaaaggaaaggaaaaagggaaaggaaaaagggaaaagaaaggaaaaagggaaaggaaaaagggaaaggaaaggaaaaagggaagggaaaggaaaaagggggaaggaaaggaaaaaggggaaggaaagggaaaaggggaaaggaaaggaaaggaaaggaaaggaaaggaaaggaaaggaaaggaaaggaaaggaaaggaaaggaaaggaaaggaaaggaaaggaaaggaaaggaaaggaaaggaaaggaaaggaaaggaaaggaaaggaaaggaaaggaaaatcttgtgactgctcacagcctcgacacaggtggctgtcattggtcatcaagtagaaacaatttcacatgctgggtaaacagtTCTCCAGATCACATTCTAaggcagcaaaacatggagaagctgaagcttctcagctcaggagaaaagatcctaacaaaaggatttttcataacaTACATCTGTGACAGGTTGGGGTTCTGTGGGGTTTGAAGCCAATGGCAGAGTTTGAGCTGACACATGTGAACCACTTGGAGGTTCCAAGAGCAAGGGAATAATTCAGCTCCCCAAAACTGCCAAATGAAGACGATCTCAGACTgttgcagagcagagccactgGCTCTGGAGTgtccctgggctgagctggatCTCCCCACAGGTGGACAGCCACGTGGACCTGCTGCAGGTGGCCAAGGAGACCGATGGCTTCTCGGGCAGTGACCTGAAGGAGATGTGCCGGGACGCGGCGCTGCTCTGCGTGCGGGAGTACGTCAACAACGCCTGCGAGGAGGACGTGTACGTGGGGCTgctgcacctccctgctgctcccctggggctgggcctgCCCACAGGCTCACACACTGGGCAGAGTCCTGCTGCCATGCCCAGCTGCCACTAtacacagcccctcacagctcaGTTGCTGTTGTTGCTTTTGGCTCCGAAAATAAGCTCAGTACCTTGGTTGTTCCAAGGTGCCCAAGCTGGAGGTGGCCTgagccaccagctcctgctgctgcactgcttaGTGCCAGGCTTCAGGCCACCAGCTCCTgagccaccagctcctgctgctgcactgcttaGTGCCAGGCTTCaggccaccagctcctgctgctgccacggTGCTGGGACATCCCTCTGCTGTTTGCAATGCCTGCAGCAACCCTGGGTGCATTGAGGGGCTCAAGCGTGTCCGGGGAaggggaagggtctggagccccaggaggggctgagggagctgggcaggggctgagcctggagcaaaggaggctcagggggcccttgtggctctgcacaactccctgccaggaggggacagccagggggggccgggctgtgctgccagggaacagggacaggacaagggcaaagggcctcaagctgggccaggggaggctcagcttggacagcagcagcaatttctgcatgcaaagggtgctcaggccttggcaggggctgcccagggagctttgcagtgcccagccctgcaggtgtcccagcaagggctggaggtggcactcagtgctctgggctggggacaaggtgggccactgggcacagctggcactccatgggctggcagggattttccagcctcagggctTCTGTGATTCCAGTGGAtccatgcagagctgctgcttgcagggatggctgctgaggtgggcacagctgtcccagcccctggcccctcacctggctgttgtctctctcctccccaggcATGATGAAGATGAGATCCGGCCCgtgcagcagcaggatctcCACAGGGCCATCGAGAAGATGAGGAAATCCAAGGATGTTTCCATGCAGAACCTGGCCATGGAGATCGTGTTTGATTAAGACAAAAGAGTGTGTTTGCAGTTCCTGATGTGATTTAGTTTGACTTCTGTAATCAGTTAGAAAAACCAGTGTCagggggtgggagcaggggtgGCAAAGGGAGTTCTGTTCCTGGAATCGTTTTTATACAACAACAACCTCTTAAGTTATTGCAATTCCAACTGGGAGTGGAAGCACAGATCATGAGTGGAACAATTCAGCCCAGACCAAGAGCGAGTGCCCacgtgctgtccccagggagccccTGAGCCTCCCAGCAGGAGTGGGTGCTCCcagggccaggggcaggagctggcacgGGCTGGGTGTGTACAGATGGGTGTGTGAGTGCAGGACCTGTACATAGCCAcacttttttttatatatagaCATAATCTGTAGATAACTTGAGTATGGAAAATCTTTTCTACTTCCTTCCTGAAGCAAACCAAATCAGAAGCTGTACAGGGGAAAGATTCCTCGATACTCAGTTCACTTCTACCTTTTAGCAGCAAATGCCAGGATAGAAACTGCTCCTAGAACAAAGCAACATTTGAAATGCTACTGATTTTTCTTCCACATGACCACTTGAAATCTGGTGCCATT
The nucleotide sequence above comes from Molothrus ater isolate BHLD 08-10-18 breed brown headed cowbird chromosome 8, BPBGC_Mater_1.1, whole genome shotgun sequence. Encoded proteins:
- the ATAD1 gene encoding outer mitochondrial transmembrane helix translocase isoform X1, producing MVHAEAFSRPLSRNEVVGLIFRLTIFGAVTYFTIKWMVDAIDPTRKQKVEAQKQAEKLMKQIGVKNVKLTEYEMSIAAHLVDPLSMHVTWSDIAGLDDVITDLKDTVILPIKKKYLFENSRLLQPPKGVLLYGPPGCGKTLIAKATAKEAGCRFINLQPSTLTDKWYGESQKLAAAVFSLAIKLQPSIIFIDEIDSFLRNRSSTDHEATAMMKAQFMSLWDGLDTDYNCQVIVMGATNRPQDLDSAIMRRMPTRFHINQPALKQREAILKLILKNENVDSHVDLLQVAKETDGFSGSDLKEMCRDAALLCVREYVNNACEEDVHDEDEIRPVQQQDLHRAIEKMRKSKDVSMQNLAMEIVFD
- the ATAD1 gene encoding outer mitochondrial transmembrane helix translocase isoform X2, with the protein product MVHAEAFSRPLSRNEVVGLIFRLTIFGAVTYFTIKWMVDAIDPTRKQKVEAQKQAEKLMKQIGVKNVKLTEYEMSIAAHLVDPLSMHVTWSDIAGLDDVITDLKDTVILPIKKKYLFENSRLLQPPKGVLLYGPPGCGKTLIAKATAKEAGCRFINLQPSTLTDKWYGESQKLAAAVFSLAIKLQPSIIFIDEIDSFLRNRSSTDHEATAMMKAQFMSLWDGLDTDYNCQVIVMGATNRPQDLDSAIMRRMPTRFHINQPALKQREAILKLILKNENVDSHVDLLQVAKETDGFSGSDLKEMCRDAALLCVREHDEDEIRPVQQQDLHRAIEKMRKSKDVSMQNLAMEIVFD